A window from Lachnoanaerobaculum umeaense encodes these proteins:
- a CDS encoding formate--tetrahydrofolate ligase has product MLTDIEIARSIKMKNIADVAGEYGISADDLEMYGKYKAKLSEEYLKAHENGKKGKLVLVTAINPTPAGEGKTTTLVGLGQAFKEMGKNAVIALREPSLGPCFGVKGGAAGGGYAQVVPMDELNLHFTGDFHAITSANNLLAAMLDNHIQHGNLLGIDTSAIIHKRCIDMNDRVLRNIVVGLGNKTDGVVREDHFVISVASEIMAILCLSKDMDDLKERLSNIIVAYNFKGDPVFARDLRAVGAMAALLKDAIKPNIVQTLNHSLALVHGGPFANIAHGCNSIRATKIAMGMADIALTEAGFGADLGAEKFFDIKCRQAGFAPDCVVIVATVRAIKYNGGVAKEDLSNENLEALKKGIVNLEKHIENIKLFGVPVVVTLNNFISDTKAEIEFIREFCESRNCEFAISKVWEEGGKGGIELAQKVLYTLENKESKFIPLYPDDMGLEDKLYTIATKIYGAKNVTYSPAAKKALDRAKALGFDKFPVCVAKNQYSLSDDPKKLGRPQDFDINVREVYVNAGAGFVVAITGNIMTMPGLPKVPAAEAVDVDENGNIVGLF; this is encoded by the coding sequence ATGTTAACAGATATTGAAATTGCAAGAAGCATAAAAATGAAGAATATTGCTGATGTGGCAGGTGAATATGGAATATCTGCAGATGATTTGGAGATGTATGGTAAGTACAAGGCAAAGCTTAGTGAGGAATATCTGAAAGCACATGAAAATGGGAAAAAGGGTAAGCTTGTACTGGTAACAGCTATCAATCCTACACCCGCAGGTGAAGGAAAGACTACTACACTTGTAGGTCTTGGGCAGGCTTTTAAGGAGATGGGTAAGAATGCTGTAATAGCACTAAGAGAACCTTCTCTAGGACCATGCTTTGGTGTAAAAGGAGGTGCTGCCGGTGGTGGTTATGCTCAGGTAGTACCTATGGATGAGTTAAATCTACACTTTACCGGAGACTTTCATGCCATTACATCTGCCAACAATCTACTGGCTGCAATGCTAGATAATCATATACAGCATGGCAATTTATTAGGCATAGACACATCTGCCATCATTCATAAAAGATGTATAGATATGAATGACAGAGTGCTTAGAAATATAGTTGTGGGTCTTGGAAATAAGACAGACGGAGTTGTGAGAGAAGATCATTTTGTGATTTCAGTGGCTTCTGAGATAATGGCTATATTATGTCTTTCTAAAGATATGGATGATTTAAAAGAAAGACTTTCAAATATTATAGTGGCATATAATTTTAAGGGTGATCCGGTTTTTGCAAGAGATCTGAGGGCTGTAGGTGCTATGGCAGCACTCTTAAAAGATGCTATAAAGCCCAATATAGTACAGACTCTCAATCATTCATTGGCATTGGTTCATGGTGGACCGTTTGCAAATATAGCACATGGATGTAATTCCATTAGGGCCACAAAGATTGCTATGGGAATGGCTGATATAGCCCTAACAGAGGCAGGATTTGGTGCCGATTTGGGAGCAGAAAAATTCTTTGACATTAAATGTAGACAGGCCGGTTTTGCTCCTGACTGCGTGGTAATAGTAGCAACAGTAAGAGCAATCAAGTACAATGGCGGTGTGGCAAAGGAAGATCTTTCAAATGAGAACCTTGAGGCACTAAAGAAAGGTATTGTAAACCTTGAAAAGCATATAGAGAATATAAAACTTTTTGGTGTACCTGTAGTAGTTACTCTAAATAATTTTATCAGTGATACAAAGGCTGAAATAGAATTTATTAGAGAGTTTTGTGAAAGTAGAAATTGTGAGTTTGCCATATCTAAGGTATGGGAAGAAGGTGGTAAGGGAGGAATAGAGCTTGCACAAAAGGTTCTATACACTCTTGAAAACAAGGAAAGTAAATTTATTCCTCTTTATCCGGATGATATGGGCCTTGAAGATAAACTTTATACTATTGCAACAAAGATTTACGGTGCAAAGAATGTGACGTATTCACCTGCGGCAAAGAAGGCACTTGATAGAGCTAAGGCACTTGGATTTGACAAATTCCCGGTATGTGTGGCAAAAAATCAATACTCACTTTCAGATGATCCTAAGAAGCTTGGAAGACCACAGGATTTTGATATAAATGTGAGAGAAGTATATGTTAATGCAGGTGCAGGATTTGTAGTTGCGATAACAGGAAATATTATGACAATGCCGGGATTGCCTAAGGTTCCGGCAGCAGAAGCAGTTGATGTTGATGAGAATGGAAATATAGTGGGACTGTTCTAG
- a CDS encoding DNA translocase FtsK, whose translation MASRKQTRKSNSRSKANKKIDNNGQMDFLNSEILMIALFCVSLVLFLSHFGLMGILGKYLKIFQLGLFGVLGYAVPMFVFIGGAFLLSNLGSSVAKIKFIGVVLAILTIDTLISLIGIPSLKQFGIIRFYTEGWYGGFIGGILGLIISSILGKIGAIIFFIALFIISIVILTGKSFVSVVKAGGQKTISRAKSDMAKAIEQRKQKKQQIVYEEDDDDVFEEIDIDKNSEGYIEELLEYDKRSNRGRIDLGAIDFSKRKLKHVVDLPENKKNDPIGGLFEGKNNKDFGKTVTDKSVVDTNYQSVEEEVAVPQESVIINKRSDTFYGNIKRGNDESGFENDIDEDMLRRANEILARKDEIDIYEQPISTIRITDDDSHDDFIKAEEKSDYSRDSIEFIKDYDDDELENDYNKYDKSESYIEEPTYSAAIQSKNEDIQETQAVSNTLVSNDGERTLVTAGGKVIVSDTSALQKKMEEQRANSPQGKIRNEIAKNVQRPYTYPSTYLLKKNTNDNESLSDSEYRNTAITLQETLASFDVNVTVEDISVGPSVTLYELKPEQGVKVSKVLSLANDIKLALAASDIRIEAPIPGKSAIGIEVPNKQKQTVYLRELFESRAFRNGTESIGFAVGKDISGKVIVSDIAKMPHVLIAGATGSGKSVCINTLIMSIIYKYSPEDVKLIMVDPKVVELSVYNGIPHLLIPVVTEPKKAASALNWAVAEMGERYKKFAATGVRDLTAYNKRIDEARKRGDIEGLPEKLPKIVIIIDELADLMMVANNEVEDAIVRLAQLARACGIHLVIATQRPSVNVITGIIKANIPSRIAFAVSSGIDSRTILDSNGAEKLLGKGDMLFAPYGASNPIRVQGAFVSDEEVSAVVDFLKNQGMQTRYDEDTIKHIEESEKTSNGGNEVSDRDELFEAAGRYIIEKDRASIGNLQRNFKIGFNRAARIMDQLASAGVVGDEAGTKRREILMNMDEFLDVL comes from the coding sequence GTGGCAAGTCGAAAACAAACAAGAAAGAGTAATAGCCGGAGTAAGGCGAATAAGAAAATAGATAATAATGGACAGATGGATTTCCTTAACTCAGAAATCCTGATGATTGCATTATTTTGCGTATCATTGGTACTTTTTTTGAGCCATTTTGGACTTATGGGAATTTTAGGAAAGTATCTAAAAATATTTCAGTTGGGACTTTTTGGTGTACTTGGGTATGCAGTTCCAATGTTTGTATTTATAGGAGGAGCCTTCCTTTTATCTAATTTAGGCTCAAGCGTAGCAAAAATAAAATTTATAGGTGTAGTGTTGGCGATATTAACTATCGATACTCTTATATCTCTTATTGGAATACCAAGTTTAAAACAGTTTGGCATTATAAGATTTTATACTGAAGGATGGTATGGAGGATTTATCGGAGGTATACTAGGTCTTATTATATCATCAATACTTGGTAAAATTGGAGCCATTATATTCTTTATTGCATTATTTATAATATCCATTGTTATATTGACCGGAAAATCTTTTGTATCAGTGGTAAAAGCAGGTGGACAAAAGACTATATCAAGGGCAAAAAGTGATATGGCAAAGGCCATAGAACAAAGAAAGCAAAAAAAACAACAGATAGTTTATGAAGAAGATGATGATGATGTATTTGAAGAGATTGATATTGATAAAAATAGTGAAGGATATATAGAAGAACTTTTAGAATATGATAAAAGATCAAATAGAGGAAGAATAGATCTTGGAGCAATAGATTTTTCAAAGAGAAAATTAAAGCATGTTGTAGATCTTCCTGAAAATAAAAAAAATGATCCAATAGGTGGACTGTTTGAGGGAAAGAATAATAAAGATTTTGGAAAGACAGTTACTGATAAAAGTGTTGTGGATACGAATTATCAGAGTGTAGAAGAAGAGGTTGCTGTTCCACAGGAATCGGTGATTATAAATAAGCGTTCAGACACATTCTATGGTAATATCAAAAGAGGAAATGATGAATCCGGATTTGAAAATGACATTGATGAGGATATGCTTAGAAGAGCTAATGAAATATTGGCAAGGAAAGATGAAATAGACATCTATGAACAGCCTATCTCGACTATAAGAATAACTGATGATGACTCACATGATGACTTTATAAAAGCTGAAGAAAAATCTGATTATTCAAGAGATTCTATTGAGTTTATAAAGGACTATGATGATGACGAGCTTGAAAATGACTATAATAAATACGACAAATCAGAATCTTATATTGAAGAACCTACATATAGTGCAGCTATACAAAGTAAAAATGAGGATATACAAGAAACCCAAGCAGTTTCAAACACTCTGGTAAGTAATGATGGGGAAAGAACCTTGGTTACTGCCGGAGGCAAGGTTATTGTTTCAGATACATCTGCACTACAAAAGAAGATGGAAGAGCAAAGAGCAAACTCTCCACAGGGTAAGATAAGAAATGAAATTGCCAAAAATGTACAAAGGCCTTATACATATCCAAGTACATATCTTTTAAAGAAAAATACTAATGACAATGAGTCTCTATCAGATAGTGAGTACAGAAACACAGCGATTACATTGCAAGAGACTTTGGCAAGTTTTGATGTAAATGTGACTGTAGAGGATATCAGTGTAGGTCCTTCAGTTACACTATACGAGTTAAAACCTGAGCAGGGCGTTAAGGTATCTAAAGTTCTATCCCTTGCAAATGATATCAAACTTGCATTGGCTGCCAGCGATATAAGGATAGAAGCACCAATACCCGGAAAATCAGCTATAGGAATAGAAGTACCAAATAAGCAAAAACAGACGGTATATTTAAGAGAACTCTTTGAGAGTAGAGCTTTTAGAAATGGTACTGAAAGTATAGGCTTTGCTGTGGGTAAGGATATTTCAGGTAAGGTAATAGTTTCAGATATTGCAAAGATGCCACATGTACTTATTGCAGGTGCTACAGGCTCAGGAAAGTCAGTATGTATAAATACTTTGATAATGAGTATTATATATAAATATTCTCCTGAGGATGTAAAGCTTATAATGGTAGATCCAAAAGTGGTAGAGCTTTCAGTATATAATGGCATACCGCATCTTTTGATACCGGTTGTAACAGAGCCTAAGAAGGCTGCATCAGCACTTAATTGGGCAGTTGCCGAGATGGGTGAAAGATATAAGAAATTTGCAGCTACAGGAGTAAGAGACCTTACAGCATATAATAAGAGAATAGATGAGGCAAGAAAAAGAGGAGATATAGAAGGATTGCCTGAGAAATTGCCAAAGATCGTCATAATCATAGATGAGTTGGCAGATCTTATGATGGTAGCTAATAATGAGGTGGAAGATGCTATAGTTAGACTTGCACAGCTGGCAAGAGCATGTGGAATTCATCTGGTTATTGCTACACAAAGACCAAGCGTAAATGTCATTACAGGTATAATAAAGGCAAATATACCTTCCAGAATTGCATTTGCAGTATCCTCAGGTATTGATTCAAGAACTATACTTGACAGCAATGGGGCTGAAAAACTGCTTGGAAAGGGTGACATGTTGTTTGCACCATATGGTGCATCAAATCCTATAAGAGTACAAGGTGCATTTGTATCTGATGAAGAAGTATCGGCTGTAGTGGATTTTTTGAAAAATCAGGGGATGCAGACAAGATATGATGAGGATACTATCAAGCATATAGAAGAGAGTGAAAAGACCTCAAATGGTGGCAATGAGGTTTCAGACCGAGATGAGCTGTTTGAGGCGGCAGGCAGATATATAATAGAAAAAGATAGGGCATCTATAGGTAATCTTCAAAGGAATTTTAAGATTGGCTTTAATAGGGCTGCAAGAATAATGGACCAGCTTGCAAGTGCAGGAGTGGTAGGTGATGAAGCAGGGACAAAGAGAAGAGAAATACTTATGAATATGGATGAATTTTTAGATGTTTTATAA
- a CDS encoding UDP-N-acetylmuramoyl-L-alanyl-D-glutamate--2,6-diaminopimelate ligase has translation MKLIGNAKELDIEILSGELIDDFSDLVFNTKKIVKDCLFVCIKGARFDTHDVIDEIVEQGAKAVIVEKNIKRDDICVIKVADTRVALARLSAAFFSHPANKMKIIGITGTKGKTTSSHMLKKLLEQNAKVGLIGTNGITIGNTHRATLNTTPESYELHKTFKECLDAGCKYVVMEVSSQAVKMKRIDGIRFDTGIFTNISPDHIGPDEHKDFDEYLMYKSLFFKQCDRTIVNIEDEHSDFVLKQSTSVEKYTFGKGGDFEAKNVEYISNKDFLGTKIDINCSNDVVDKYSIAKEVKDIYVGIPGEFNVSNAISSLAAAIICGVKADNLKLALKDSRVNGRMEVAYTSHDFNVVIDYAHNAISTESLIYTLRHYNPKRLVIVFGSGGNRSKDRRYSMGEICGKLADFSIVTADNSRYEKTEDIIADIISKLEPTGGKYITIPDRREAIYYSIENAKQGDLIAIIGKGHEDYQEINGVRTHFLDREVVDECLEKMNR, from the coding sequence ATGAAACTTATTGGAAATGCTAAAGAACTTGATATAGAGATATTATCAGGAGAATTGATTGACGATTTTTCTGATTTGGTATTCAATACAAAGAAGATAGTTAAAGACTGCTTGTTTGTATGTATAAAGGGTGCAAGATTTGATACACATGATGTTATTGACGAGATAGTAGAGCAAGGTGCAAAAGCTGTTATAGTGGAAAAAAATATAAAAAGGGATGATATCTGTGTAATAAAGGTAGCTGATACAAGGGTAGCATTGGCAAGACTCTCTGCCGCATTTTTCTCGCACCCGGCGAATAAGATGAAAATAATAGGCATTACCGGTACCAAGGGAAAGACTACATCGTCCCATATGTTAAAAAAGCTTTTAGAGCAGAATGCCAAGGTGGGACTTATTGGTACAAATGGAATAACTATTGGCAATACTCACAGAGCAACGTTAAATACAACGCCGGAGTCATATGAGTTACATAAGACTTTCAAAGAATGCCTAGACGCAGGTTGTAAGTATGTGGTTATGGAAGTATCTTCACAGGCGGTGAAGATGAAAAGGATAGATGGTATTCGTTTTGATACCGGAATCTTTACAAATATTTCTCCGGATCATATAGGCCCTGATGAACATAAGGATTTTGATGAGTATCTTATGTACAAGTCACTTTTCTTTAAACAATGTGACAGAACCATTGTAAATATTGAAGATGAGCATTCTGACTTTGTTTTGAAGCAGTCAACCTCGGTTGAAAAATATACATTTGGAAAAGGCGGAGATTTTGAAGCCAAGAATGTTGAATATATATCAAATAAGGATTTTTTGGGTACAAAGATAGATATAAACTGTTCCAATGATGTAGTAGACAAGTATTCTATAGCAAAGGAAGTGAAAGATATATATGTAGGAATTCCGGGAGAATTCAATGTTTCTAACGCAATATCTTCACTTGCTGCAGCTATTATTTGTGGTGTAAAAGCAGATAATTTAAAGTTGGCACTCAAAGATAGTAGGGTAAATGGAAGAATGGAGGTAGCATATACTTCTCATGATTTTAATGTGGTAATTGACTATGCTCATAATGCAATCAGCACAGAGAGTCTTATATATACTTTGAGACATTATAATCCTAAGAGACTTGTTATAGTATTTGGTTCAGGTGGAAACAGGTCTAAGGACAGAAGATATTCAATGGGAGAAATATGTGGTAAATTGGCAGATTTTTCAATAGTTACAGCTGACAATTCCAGATATGAAAAGACAGAGGATATTATTGCAGATATAATATCAAAACTTGAGCCTACAGGTGGAAAGTATATTACCATTCCAGACAGAAGAGAAGCTATTTACTATTCAATAGAGAATGCAAAGCAGGGTGATCTCATTGCTATAATTGGAAAGGGACATGAGGATTATCAGGAAATAAATGGGGTTAGAACTCATTTCTTAGATAGAGAAGTGGTAGATGAATGCTTGGAGAAGATGAATAGATGA